The proteins below come from a single Aegilops tauschii subsp. strangulata cultivar AL8/78 chromosome 6, Aet v6.0, whole genome shotgun sequence genomic window:
- the LOC109762375 gene encoding putative disease resistance RPP13-like protein 1: MAGEAIVSGVVGDMIGRAMSLLAGQLLDQQPERSVEAKLRRLRRLLVKVERAADAAGARRIPSRALLSWLAEIVDGAYRGRYLLDAFPVPSGAGDQDDGHAGNNKVVPLARSFSMPSSFNPAKRLRVAAMKLLLGDGDGSADELDGVSGLTEFVMLLQMCPPALHRPLATSIYADSQMFGRHVERRRVLEFLLHDDEGEPTLAELGVLPIIGSAGLGKTTLEQHVCKEPAVRRRFSLIMNS; encoded by the coding sequence ATGGCCGGCGAAGCCATCGTCTCCGGCGTCGTGGGGGACATGATCGGCAGGGCGATGTCCCTCCTCGCCGGGCAGCTCCTGGACCAGCAGCCGGAGCGGAGCGTCGAGGCCAAGCTGCGGAGGCTGAGGCGCCTGCTCGTCAAGGTCGAGAGAGCCGCGGATGCCGCCGGGGCGAGGCGGATCCCGAGCCGCGCGCTGCTCTCCTGGCTCGCGGAGATCGTCGACGGCGCGTACCGGGGGCGCTACCTCCTCGACGCGTTCCCGGTCCCGAGCGGAGCAGGCGATCAGGACGACGGCCATGCTGGCAACAACAAGGTCGTGCCGCTGGCGCGCTCTTTCTCCATGCCTAGCTCGTTCAACCCCGCTAAGCGCCTGCGCGTCGCGGCCATGAAGCTGCTgctcggcgacggcgacggcagcGCCGACGAGCTAGACGGCGTCAGCGGTCTCACGGAGTTCGTCATGCTGCTGCAGATGTGCCCGCCGGCGCTGCACCGGCCGCTTGCCACGAGCATCTACGCGGACAGCCAGATGTTCGGACGGCACGTCGAGAGACGCCGCGTTTTGGAGTTCTTGCTGCACGATGACGAGGGCGAGCCGACGCTGGCAGAGCTAGGCGTCCTCCCTATAATCGGCTCCGCCGGCCTGGGGAAGACCACGCTCGAGCAGCACGTCTGCAAGGAGCCCGCGGTGCGCCGCCGCTTCTCGCTGATCATGAATTCATGA